A DNA window from Thiothrix subterranea contains the following coding sequences:
- a CDS encoding ATP-binding protein produces MFNRQAVTDIIHWYQQPQRKPLVIRGARQVGKTTAVRMAGKQLGVPVIEINLERHPELDPLFRRYQLDDLLFNFSLITGEAITPDKPLILFLDEAQATPAAYSCLRYFWEDMPQLAVILTGSLLDQVLNNYQLPSPVGRIEPYYMGALRFDEFLQAIGAEKESRALDMLNARNMHLIPDSLHEKLLGLVRRYTLTGGMPHCIQLGLDTHFNHADILKYQTALLQTYRDDFAKYRGSQSALTLNALFNGILGQIGQQFSHKQAQEIAQQSSGDNRQLNTAIEHFQAALLFYRVLHSHAEAVPLGAETKIRISKFLFLDIGLLLAAQNIPAQNIMHAPLELTNRGLLAEQFVGQQLLYAKPAYVNPELYYWQPPKAEGQAEIDFLFTVGNEIIPVEVKAGSSGTIKSLHTFVIKKQANRAIRISSAKPSVDKLEAKLIQQTRPFQLFNIPFYLVNHLEQLLTSI; encoded by the coding sequence GTGTTCAACCGCCAAGCTGTCACTGACATTATTCACTGGTATCAACAACCCCAACGCAAGCCGCTGGTTATCCGTGGCGCACGTCAAGTGGGCAAAACTACCGCAGTGCGCATGGCGGGTAAACAACTAGGCGTTCCCGTTATCGAAATCAACCTCGAACGCCACCCTGAACTTGATCCACTGTTTCGGCGTTACCAACTGGACGATTTACTGTTCAACTTTTCGCTAATAACGGGAGAAGCCATCACCCCTGACAAACCGCTCATCCTGTTTTTGGACGAGGCTCAAGCCACACCAGCAGCTTATTCCTGCCTGCGCTACTTCTGGGAAGACATGCCACAACTGGCGGTCATACTCACGGGTTCATTGCTCGATCAGGTATTAAACAACTACCAATTGCCTAGCCCCGTCGGGCGCATTGAGCCGTATTACATGGGTGCATTGCGCTTTGACGAATTCCTGCAAGCCATCGGAGCGGAAAAAGAATCTCGCGCCCTCGATATGCTCAATGCACGTAATATGCACCTGATTCCCGACAGTTTGCACGAAAAACTGTTGGGTTTGGTACGCCGCTACACCCTGACAGGCGGAATGCCTCACTGCATTCAACTTGGGCTAGACACGCACTTTAACCATGCCGACATCCTCAAATACCAAACGGCGTTGCTGCAAACTTATCGGGATGATTTCGCCAAATATCGCGGTTCCCAATCCGCTCTGACCCTCAATGCACTGTTCAATGGGATTTTAGGGCAAATAGGGCAACAATTTTCCCACAAACAAGCGCAAGAAATCGCCCAACAATCCAGTGGTGACAACCGCCAATTGAATACGGCAATTGAACACTTTCAAGCAGCACTTTTGTTTTACCGCGTTTTACACAGCCATGCAGAGGCTGTCCCTTTGGGGGCAGAAACCAAAATCCGTATCAGCAAATTCTTGTTTCTTGACATTGGGCTACTGCTGGCGGCACAAAACATTCCCGCCCAAAACATCATGCACGCTCCGCTAGAATTAACGAATCGTGGTTTATTGGCTGAGCAATTCGTTGGGCAACAATTGCTCTACGCCAAACCCGCTTACGTCAACCCCGAACTGTATTACTGGCAGCCCCCCAAAGCAGAAGGGCAAGCCGAAATCGACTTTCTGTTTACCGTGGGTAATGAAATTATTCCCGTGGAAGTCAAAGCAGGCAGCTCCGGTACGATCAAATCCCTGCACACATTCGTCATCAAAAAGCAGGCCAACCGCGCCATCCGCATCAGTTCCGCCAAACCATCGGTGGATAAGCTGGAAGCCAAACTCATCCAGCAAACCCGCCCCTTCCAATTGTTTAACATTCCTTTTTATCTGGTCAATCACTTGGAACAATTGCTGACCAGCATTTAA
- the ubiH gene encoding 2-octaprenyl-6-methoxyphenyl hydroxylase — MFDILIVGGGMVGASLAVALQPLKLTIGLIEAFPFGAAEQPSYDDRSIALAYGSSRLYQGMGLWNKLHSGVEAIQHIHISDRGHFGATRLSAAQEQVPALGYVVESRVLGRLLYDELATSEIAQYVPASVFAVEQDADGVTVRIERDGVVDALRTRLLVVSDGVNSNVREMLGIAVTRREYQQTAVIANVTTAEPHRHTAYERFTPHGPLALLPLTQGRYSLVWTHDDADVAATMALDDAAFLRKLHAEFGYRQGEFVRVGQRSAYPLVLQKSVYEVAGRAVLIGNASHALHPVAGQGLNLGLRDVATLADLLAEAARTGADPGNAALLSAYEQRRQPDYAAVVRYTDTLVWVFSNDFAPLGHARAGGLLAVDRIPALRQWITRQSMGLNHQQARLSRGLGLRV, encoded by the coding sequence ATGTTTGATATTTTGATCGTCGGCGGCGGGATGGTAGGGGCAAGTTTAGCCGTGGCACTTCAGCCCTTAAAGTTAACAATCGGTTTGATCGAAGCCTTTCCTTTTGGGGCGGCAGAACAGCCCAGTTACGACGATCGTTCGATTGCGCTGGCGTATGGTTCGAGCCGCTTGTATCAGGGAATGGGCTTGTGGAATAAGTTGCATTCGGGGGTGGAAGCTATTCAGCACATCCATATTTCGGATCGCGGGCATTTTGGCGCAACCCGTTTGTCAGCGGCGCAGGAGCAGGTGCCTGCCTTGGGTTATGTGGTGGAAAGCCGGGTATTGGGGCGCTTGCTGTACGATGAATTGGCGACGAGTGAAATCGCGCAATACGTTCCCGCCAGTGTGTTTGCGGTGGAACAGGATGCAGATGGCGTGACGGTGCGTATCGAGCGCGATGGCGTGGTGGATGCGTTGCGAACCCGTTTGCTGGTGGTGTCGGATGGGGTGAATTCTAATGTGCGCGAGATGCTGGGCATTGCGGTGACGCGACGTGAATACCAGCAGACGGCGGTCATTGCGAATGTCACCACGGCAGAACCGCATCGCCACACCGCTTACGAACGCTTTACCCCGCATGGCCCGCTGGCATTGTTGCCCTTGACGCAAGGACGCTATTCGCTGGTGTGGACACACGATGATGCGGATGTGGCGGCTACGATGGCATTGGATGACGCAGCATTCTTGCGCAAACTCCATGCGGAATTTGGCTATCGGCAGGGCGAATTTGTCAGGGTAGGGCAGCGCTCTGCTTACCCGTTGGTGTTGCAGAAATCGGTGTATGAAGTGGCGGGGCGAGCGGTGTTGATTGGCAATGCTTCTCATGCCTTGCATCCGGTGGCGGGGCAGGGGTTGAATCTTGGGTTGCGCGATGTGGCAACCTTGGCAGATTTGTTGGCAGAGGCAGCGCGAACCGGTGCAGACCCCGGCAATGCGGCGTTGCTGAGTGCGTATGAGCAGCGGCGGCAGCCGGATTATGCGGCGGTCGTGCGCTATACCGATACGCTGGTGTGGGTGTTTTCTAACGATTTTGCGCCGTTGGGTCATGCGCGTGCGGGGGGCTTGTTGGCGGTGGATCGGATACCGGCGTTGCGGCAGTGGATTACGCGCCAAAGCATGGGCTTGAATCATCAGCAAGCGCGGTTGTCGCGGGGTTTAGGGTTGCGGGTATGA
- a CDS encoding 2OG-Fe(II) oxygenase: protein MMDAVVDGLVERGWVVLPDLLSVAQCRELREQAQANRAAGAFHAAGIGRGQGLKVNEAIRGDEVLWLEQAETGALADYQGFIESLRVNLNQALYLGLAEFEVHLAVYPPGACYQQHLDNFRGTSARIISAVLYLNEAWAETDGGQLRLYTRGDVTGEYVDIFPHAGQLALFRSEVFWHEVLPATRERFSLTGWLRRRGDAV, encoded by the coding sequence ATGATGGATGCGGTAGTGGATGGCTTGGTTGAACGCGGCTGGGTGGTCTTGCCAGATTTGCTGTCAGTGGCGCAGTGCCGTGAATTGCGTGAGCAAGCGCAGGCTAATCGGGCGGCGGGTGCGTTTCACGCGGCGGGGATTGGGCGCGGGCAAGGCTTGAAGGTGAATGAAGCGATTCGCGGGGATGAGGTGTTGTGGTTGGAGCAGGCTGAGACGGGCGCATTGGCGGATTATCAAGGTTTTATTGAAAGCTTGCGGGTGAATTTGAATCAGGCGTTGTATTTGGGTTTGGCGGAGTTTGAGGTGCATTTGGCGGTGTATCCACCGGGGGCGTGTTATCAGCAACATCTGGATAATTTTCGAGGTACGTCAGCACGGATTATTAGCGCAGTGCTGTATTTGAACGAGGCATGGGCGGAAACGGATGGCGGGCAATTGCGCTTGTATACCCGTGGTGACGTGACGGGGGAATACGTGGATATATTTCCCCATGCTGGGCAGTTGGCGTTATTCCGCAGTGAAGTGTTTTGGCACGAAGTGCTCCCGGCGACGCGGGAGCGCTTTAGCTTGACCGGGTGGCTGCGCCGCCGTGGGGATGCGGTTTAA
- a CDS encoding lytic transglycosylase domain-containing protein — MKTKQFIAQLAVCVALLGVSTSSLAGSCDKQHVNMIHQQAQPYQHVINQAAIKYRVNPALIKAVITAESCFRNDAQSHKGAGGLMQLIPATAKRFGVNDRFNPAENIDGGTRYLRWLLNRYNGSIPHAIAAYNAGEGRVDRYGANVPIAETAVYTRRVLNAYGKLASNGNRPKARVVQPQLIQVRHVVKKPEPRFKWDEFGDN, encoded by the coding sequence ATGAAAACAAAACAGTTCATCGCGCAGCTCGCTGTGTGCGTTGCGTTGCTGGGTGTGTCAACCAGCAGTCTTGCCGGGTCGTGTGATAAACAACATGTGAATATGATTCACCAACAAGCACAACCTTATCAACACGTTATTAACCAAGCAGCCATCAAATACCGTGTTAACCCCGCCCTGATCAAAGCCGTTATCACCGCCGAAAGTTGCTTCCGCAATGATGCACAATCGCACAAAGGCGCAGGCGGTTTAATGCAACTGATCCCCGCTACCGCGAAACGCTTTGGGGTGAACGACCGCTTTAACCCGGCAGAAAACATTGACGGTGGCACGCGCTATTTGCGTTGGTTATTAAACCGTTACAACGGCAGCATCCCGCACGCGATTGCCGCTTATAACGCGGGTGAAGGCCGGGTTGACCGCTACGGCGCGAACGTCCCCATCGCTGAAACTGCCGTATACACCCGACGGGTACTCAACGCCTACGGCAAATTAGCCAGTAACGGCAACCGCCCCAAAGCCCGCGTCGTGCAACCACAACTCATTCAAGTCAGACACGTCGTCAAAAAACCAGAGCCACGCTTCAAATGGGATGAGTTCGGCGACAATTAA
- a CDS encoding McrB family protein, protein MKFFDKVRFKMWMQEKDNKSANTASNYAYAIDKISAHYSKETGQLINFYKTEDFEFIKGVARDYSVDGKFSSFGYENHGASRNAIATFAEFAMAISSGQYEAEKENVFPLPRVTNKLTNENKFPLNTILYGSPGTGKTYETIRKAIEIIDAPFLDFNPKRDELKNHFDHFLADGKIAFTTFHQSFSYEDFIEGIRANAVNGLIEYKVEDGVFKKIATDASLQTKSNFDEVYDALCNEIGESGLVLKTLTHSRPFDVKISNMGNLSVIPQTGNGNAMSITKENLRKFLFEDKGIEWIIYAKSIKNYIESKYSFRKSEEKSNYVLIIDEINRGNIANIFGELITLIEPSKRAGAPEALSVTLPYSKEQFSVPDNLYIIGTMNTADRSLALMDTALRRRFHFIEMMPQPELLAGIDVEGVNIERLLTRMNARITALYDREHTLGHAFFMPLRDEPTLMKLREVFERQILPLLQEYFFEDWNKIRLVVGKDLVIEEAVDTDLFDDLVDGMVNPKTYRLNLTALDRAETYIRIYAKGNA, encoded by the coding sequence GTGAAGTTTTTTGATAAAGTCCGGTTTAAGATGTGGATGCAAGAAAAAGATAATAAATCCGCAAATACAGCCAGTAATTACGCCTATGCGATTGATAAGATCTCTGCTCATTACTCGAAAGAAACCGGTCAGCTTATAAATTTTTACAAGACAGAAGATTTTGAATTTATTAAGGGCGTTGCCAGAGATTATTCTGTTGATGGGAAGTTCTCAAGTTTTGGCTATGAAAATCATGGAGCCAGTCGGAATGCCATTGCGACATTTGCTGAGTTTGCAATGGCTATTAGTAGTGGTCAGTATGAAGCCGAAAAGGAGAATGTCTTTCCATTGCCGAGAGTTACGAATAAGCTGACCAATGAAAATAAATTTCCGCTTAATACGATTTTGTATGGTTCTCCCGGCACTGGAAAAACATACGAAACCATTAGGAAAGCAATTGAGATTATTGATGCACCATTTTTAGATTTTAATCCTAAAAGAGATGAGTTGAAAAATCACTTTGATCATTTTCTTGCGGACGGTAAAATTGCTTTCACAACTTTTCATCAAAGTTTTAGCTATGAAGATTTTATTGAAGGAATTCGTGCTAATGCTGTAAATGGATTGATTGAATATAAAGTTGAAGATGGTGTTTTCAAGAAGATTGCAACGGATGCAAGTCTGCAAACAAAATCAAACTTTGATGAGGTTTATGATGCGTTATGTAATGAAATAGGAGAAAGTGGTCTTGTTTTGAAAACGTTAACTCATAGCAGACCATTTGATGTTAAGATTTCTAATATGGGGAATTTGTCAGTAATCCCGCAGACCGGCAATGGTAATGCCATGTCGATTACTAAAGAAAACCTACGAAAGTTTTTATTTGAAGATAAGGGAATTGAATGGATTATTTATGCAAAGAGTATAAAAAATTATATTGAAAGTAAGTATAGTTTTAGGAAAAGTGAAGAAAAATCAAATTATGTCCTCATCATCGACGAAATCAACCGTGGTAATATAGCCAATATTTTTGGTGAGTTAATAACTCTCATTGAGCCTTCCAAACGTGCAGGCGCACCCGAAGCCTTGTCCGTCACCTTGCCGTATTCCAAAGAGCAATTTTCCGTACCCGATAACCTTTACATCATCGGCACGATGAATACTGCTGACCGTTCGTTAGCCTTGATGGATACCGCTCTGCGCCGCCGTTTCCATTTCATCGAAATGATGCCTCAGCCTGAATTATTGGCGGGTATCGACGTTGAAGGTGTGAATATCGAGCGCTTATTAACACGGATGAATGCCAGAATTACGGCTTTGTATGATCGTGAACATACGCTAGGCCACGCCTTCTTCATGCCATTGCGCGATGAGCCAACGCTAATGAAACTGCGAGAAGTGTTTGAACGCCAGATTCTCCCACTGTTACAGGAATACTTTTTTGAAGATTGGAATAAAATCCGTTTGGTTGTCGGCAAGGATTTAGTGATCGAAGAAGCAGTGGACACTGATTTGTTCGATGATCTTGTTGATGGCATGGTAAATCCGAAAACTTACCGCCTAAATCTTACTGCATTAGACAGGGCTGAAACGTATATACGTATTTACGCAAAAGGCAATGCATGA
- a CDS encoding McrC family protein yields MTYFCLREYAHIRRGDVSDAAFAWLETLANQRKSGEKEFLRHHGKSLQVRNFVGILETPDGTCIEILPKTADTASPENDRRLLWKMLHVVHDLPFHEATDAALEKHQGSLLEILVARFLQEVSRIVHRGIRSDYVRITAEAAFIKGRLRVAQQIRQPLSRQHRFQIEYDCFLPNRAENRLIKAALQYVTKSSRHLNNQRLARELLFAFDSIPSSHQVKADFSRWSTQRDMVYYRAAKPWVELILVRETPWFLQGKWQGISLLFPMEKLFERYVAARLRQKLKHPYSLVEQSSKHSLIDQHGTKALFQLKPDMCIREGKNTCLVLDAKWKRLDTNADKYGLSQADFYQLFAYGQKYLSGIGEMLLIYPKTEQFSQILSPFHFDQQLTVWVVPFCLETDALLLSGGKTNAQSFFYSWGDK; encoded by the coding sequence ATGACTTATTTTTGTCTGCGGGAATATGCGCATATCCGGCGCGGTGATGTTTCCGACGCTGCTTTTGCATGGCTGGAAACGTTAGCAAATCAACGCAAATCCGGCGAAAAGGAATTTTTACGTCATCATGGTAAATCCCTGCAAGTCAGGAATTTTGTTGGTATCCTCGAAACCCCAGATGGCACTTGCATTGAAATCTTGCCCAAAACTGCTGATACCGCCAGCCCTGAAAATGACCGCAGGTTGCTATGGAAAATGCTGCACGTTGTCCATGACCTGCCGTTCCATGAAGCCACCGATGCCGCACTTGAAAAACACCAAGGTTCATTGTTGGAAATCTTGGTCGCCCGATTTTTACAGGAAGTTTCTCGTATTGTCCATCGCGGTATCCGTTCGGATTATGTGCGTATTACTGCGGAAGCGGCTTTTATCAAAGGGCGTTTGCGGGTTGCTCAGCAAATTCGCCAGCCGCTTTCTCGCCAGCACCGTTTTCAGATTGAATATGATTGTTTCTTACCGAATCGTGCCGAAAATCGTCTGATTAAGGCTGCATTGCAATACGTCACTAAGTCCAGCAGGCATTTGAATAACCAGCGTTTGGCGCGGGAGTTGTTGTTTGCTTTCGACAGTATTCCTAGCAGCCATCAGGTTAAAGCGGATTTTTCCCGTTGGAGTACTCAACGGGATATGGTGTATTACCGTGCTGCTAAACCGTGGGTTGAATTGATTCTGGTACGGGAAACACCGTGGTTTTTGCAAGGCAAATGGCAAGGGATTTCACTGTTATTTCCGATGGAGAAATTGTTTGAACGTTATGTGGCAGCGCGTTTACGCCAAAAGCTTAAGCATCCTTATTCCTTGGTGGAACAATCCAGTAAGCATTCTCTAATTGATCAACATGGCACAAAAGCCTTATTTCAGTTAAAGCCTGATATGTGTATCCGTGAAGGGAAAAATACTTGTTTGGTGTTAGATGCCAAATGGAAACGATTAGATACTAATGCGGATAAATACGGTTTGAGCCAAGCCGATTTCTATCAGTTATTTGCTTATGGGCAGAAGTATTTGTCTGGTATTGGAGAAATGCTACTGATTTATCCAAAAACAGAGCAGTTTTCTCAAATATTGTCACCGTTTCACTTTGATCAGCAGTTAACGGTATGGGTCGTGCCGTTTTGTCTGGAAACGGATGCGTTATTGTTATCAGGAGGTAAAACCAATGCCCAATCATTTTTTTACTCATGGGGTGACAAATGA
- the bioA gene encoding adenosylmethionine--8-amino-7-oxononanoate transaminase, whose protein sequence is MNILDLDCRHVWHPFTQAQTAPDPIPIASAQGIRLYAEDGREFLDLISSWWVNIHGHAHPTIAAAIARQAHTLEQVIFAGFTHQPAAQLAYELVQRLPVGLTRVFFSDDGSTAVEVALKMALQYWRNHGETQRTRFLAFEGGYHGDTVGAMSAGKGCGFFDTYGSLLFEVGLLPFPATWDGDTAVAAKEKAALAQLERYLAEHGDTLAAVIMEPLVQGSAGMRMCRPEFLQALAARLRKAGILLIFDEVMTGFGRTGDMFASLKAQVTPDIICLSKGLTAGFLPMSVTVASEAIYAAFLGESFDRALVHGHSFTANSLGCAAALASLQVFADEQTLAKLPQIERWQRQGLATLVGHPLVQRVRVTGTIAAFDVVTEDAGYTSAIGAQLKAFFHERGLLLRPLGNVVYVLPPYCVTEAELKQAYDVILEGLNSL, encoded by the coding sequence ATGAACATTCTTGACCTCGACTGTCGCCACGTCTGGCATCCCTTCACCCAAGCCCAAACCGCGCCCGATCCCATTCCGATTGCGTCCGCGCAGGGTATCCGCCTTTACGCCGAAGACGGGCGCGAATTCCTCGACCTGATTTCCTCATGGTGGGTGAATATCCACGGACACGCTCACCCCACGATTGCCGCCGCCATTGCCCGCCAAGCCCACACGCTGGAACAGGTGATTTTCGCCGGATTCACGCACCAACCCGCCGCGCAATTGGCATACGAACTGGTGCAACGTTTGCCGGTTGGCCTTACCCGCGTGTTTTTCAGCGATGACGGTTCAACAGCGGTGGAAGTGGCGTTGAAAATGGCACTGCAATATTGGCGCAATCACGGTGAAACCCAGCGTACCCGTTTCCTCGCCTTTGAAGGCGGCTATCATGGCGACACAGTAGGAGCGATGTCGGCGGGTAAAGGTTGCGGATTTTTTGACACTTACGGCAGCCTGTTGTTTGAAGTCGGTTTGCTACCCTTCCCCGCAACGTGGGATGGCGACACGGCGGTAGCCGCCAAAGAGAAAGCCGCCTTAGCACAGTTAGAGCGTTACCTTGCTGAGCACGGCGATACCCTCGCGGCGGTAATTATGGAGCCGTTGGTGCAAGGTTCCGCCGGGATGCGCATGTGTCGCCCCGAATTTTTGCAAGCCTTAGCTGCGCGTTTGCGTAAAGCCGGTATCTTACTGATTTTTGATGAGGTTATGACAGGTTTTGGGCGCACGGGTGATATGTTCGCCTCCCTCAAAGCGCAAGTGACACCGGATATTATTTGCCTGTCGAAAGGGCTGACAGCGGGGTTTTTGCCCATGTCAGTGACAGTTGCCAGCGAAGCCATTTACGCGGCATTTTTGGGTGAAAGTTTTGACCGAGCGTTGGTGCATGGGCATTCTTTTACCGCGAATTCTTTGGGGTGTGCGGCAGCCTTGGCATCCTTACAAGTATTTGCCGATGAACAGACGTTGGCAAAATTGCCGCAAATCGAACGCTGGCAACGGCAAGGGCTGGCAACCTTGGTAGGACATCCGTTGGTGCAGCGCGTGCGGGTCACGGGAACGATTGCAGCGTTCGACGTGGTGACAGAGGATGCGGGTTATACCTCGGCGATTGGGGCGCAACTCAAAGCCTTTTTCCATGAGCGCGGCTTATTATTACGCCCATTGGGGAATGTGGTGTATGTGTTGCCGCCGTATTGTGTGACCGAAGCGGAGCTGAAACAGGCTTATGACGTAATACTGGAAGGTTTAAACTCTCTATAA
- a CDS encoding Lcl domain-containing protein, giving the protein MSIISIYSQLNNDGLTVKKISIAVSSVLLSTILGACSSNNNGASETGDSNGAGTVVATASADPSTSNTTGTGSTGTTDNGTGGTIAGGSSGTGTGGTTGGDGSTGTGGITDGDGTGTGVTTGGDGTGTGTGGTTGGDGTGTGGTTGSDGIGTGSTGFPSLFVKLDVNGGELPADADTWSCILDTKTGLIWEVKTNDGGLRDKDWRYQYDGSSGLMPAGTEYPCTGVYACNPMSYIEALNTYGVCGKTDWHLPTDAQMSGVGEPQSEPPHINLAAFPNFNTDLPYCIAKSNPGHYQGIHFGMEIPEGADLLDALKVNMSDYDFQCRVLAVSY; this is encoded by the coding sequence ATGTCAATTATTTCTATCTATAGCCAGCTCAATAATGATGGATTAACCGTTAAGAAAATTAGTATTGCCGTATCCAGTGTATTGTTATCAACAATATTGGGTGCTTGCAGCAGTAATAATAATGGCGCATCTGAAACGGGTGATAGTAATGGTGCAGGAACGGTGGTAGCGACTGCGAGTGCTGACCCTAGCACCAGCAATACTACCGGCACGGGTTCAACCGGTACAACAGACAACGGCACGGGTGGCACGATTGCTGGTGGTAGCTCAGGCACGGGTACAGGCGGCACAACCGGAGGTGACGGCAGCACTGGCACGGGCGGCATAACGGATGGTGATGGCACTGGCACGGGCGTCACAACCGGAGGTGATGGCACTGGCACGGGTACAGGCGGCACTACCGGGGGTGATGGCACGGGTACAGGCGGCACAACGGGTAGTGATGGTATTGGTACTGGCAGCACTGGCTTTCCTTCCTTGTTTGTTAAATTGGACGTTAATGGTGGTGAGTTACCAGCAGATGCCGATACGTGGAGCTGTATTCTGGATACCAAAACGGGCTTAATCTGGGAAGTCAAAACCAACGATGGTGGCTTGCGTGATAAAGATTGGCGCTATCAATATGACGGCTCCTCTGGTTTGATGCCAGCAGGGACTGAGTACCCTTGTACGGGTGTTTATGCGTGTAATCCAATGTCGTACATAGAAGCTTTAAATACTTATGGCGTCTGCGGTAAAACTGATTGGCATTTACCGACTGACGCTCAAATGAGTGGCGTTGGTGAACCGCAGTCTGAACCACCGCATATTAACTTGGCGGCTTTCCCGAACTTTAATACGGATTTGCCTTACTGCATTGCGAAATCAAACCCCGGTCATTACCAAGGCATTCATTTTGGCATGGAGATCCCTGAAGGGGCTGATTTGCTGGATGCTTTAAAAGTGAACATGTCGGATTATGATTTTCAGTGCCGAGTATTGGCGGTTAGCTATTAA
- a CDS encoding TenA family transcriptional regulator: MNAPVFLQELKDRVNNHPFLSHPFLQQFSTQALTFQQARTFALLYYPHILRTRLYQANALGVTPDERIQAVLADILYDEYGNGDPSKSHMEVYRKLLRAVDCSPEEIANPPITPEQQGYIDTMMRLTQGTDWLAAVGVAGIAGEWPIPPYYRLLLTGLRTVPGLDDDALELFVGHIELDIEHSRMIEEAIMPHLETREGQDSLWRGISLNLNARIVQLNGLQREVFGK, encoded by the coding sequence ATGAACGCACCTGTTTTCCTGCAAGAACTCAAAGACCGGGTCAATAACCACCCGTTCCTGAGCCATCCGTTCCTGCAACAGTTTTCGACACAAGCGCTGACGTTTCAACAAGCCCGCACCTTCGCGCTGTTGTATTACCCGCATATTTTGCGCACCCGCTTGTATCAGGCAAATGCGCTGGGTGTGACCCCGGATGAGCGCATTCAAGCGGTTCTGGCTGATATTTTGTACGATGAATACGGCAATGGCGATCCGTCAAAATCACACATGGAAGTTTACCGCAAGCTGCTACGCGCGGTGGATTGCAGCCCGGAAGAGATTGCCAACCCACCGATCACGCCCGAACAGCAAGGTTACATTGACACCATGATGCGCCTTACCCAAGGCACTGACTGGCTGGCAGCCGTCGGGGTCGCAGGCATTGCCGGTGAATGGCCGATTCCACCGTATTACCGCCTGTTACTGACTGGCTTGCGTACTGTACCGGGCTTGGATGATGATGCGCTGGAATTGTTTGTTGGGCATATCGAGCTGGATATTGAACACTCGCGCATGATTGAAGAAGCCATTATGCCGCATTTGGAAACCCGCGAAGGGCAAGATTCTTTATGGCGCGGCATTAGTCTCAACCTGAATGCGCGAATCGTGCAATTAAATGGGTTGCAGCGCGAAGTATTTGGTAAATAA